From a single Lacerta agilis isolate rLacAgi1 chromosome 3, rLacAgi1.pri, whole genome shotgun sequence genomic region:
- the LOC117044590 gene encoding 60S ribosomal protein L18a-like, which produces MKASGTLRVYKVVGRCLSTPKCPTPPLCRMRIFAPNHVVAKSRFWYFVSQLKKMEKSLGGIVCCGQVFEKSPLKVKKFGIWLRYDSRSGTHNMYREYRDLTTAAAVTQCYRNMGGRHRARAHSIQIMKVEEIAASKCHRPAVKQFHDSKIKFPLPHRVLRRQHKPHFTTKRPNMFF; this is translated from the coding sequence ATGAAGGCGTCGGGCACCCTGAGGGTGTACAAAGTTGTTGGGAGATGCCTCTCCACACCTAAGTGCCCAACACCACCTCTCTGTCGTATGCGCATCTTTGCTCCTAATCATGTTGTTGCAAAGTCCCGTTTCTGGTACTTCGTCTCTCAGctgaagaagatggagaaatcTTTGGGGGGAATTGTGTGCTGTGGACAGGTTTTTGAGAAGTCTCCGTTGAAGGTGAAAAAATTCGGTATCTGGCTGCGCTATGATTCTCGTAGTGGAACTCATAACATGTACAGGGAATACAGGGATTTGACAACTGCTGCAGCTGTGACACAGTGCTATCGCAATATGGGAGGCCGTCATAGAGCTCGTGCTCACTCAATTCAGATCATGAAGGTTGAAGAGATCGCTGCTAGCAAGTGCCACAGACCAGCTGTCAAACAGTTCCATGATTCCAAAATCAAGTTCCCTCTGCCACATAGAGTTCTGCGTCGCCAACATAAGCCACACTTCACCACCAAGAGACCAAACATGTTCTTTTAA